One window of the Thunnus albacares chromosome 3, fThuAlb1.1, whole genome shotgun sequence genome contains the following:
- the LOC122974742 gene encoding E3 ubiquitin-protein ligase TRIM21-like has translation MSAASSLLSKDQFLCSICLDVFTDPVTTSCGHNFCKNCITEYWDTNDQCQCPTCAKLFYTRPKLRVNTFISEMVAKAKLLAEQKASSSSSEQQAAKPGEVPCDICTGTKLKALKSCLVCLTSYCETHLEPHLTMSGLKRHQLMDPVENLEGRMCMKHDKPLELFCKTDQTCVCMLCSVLDHKTHEFVPLKEEYEGKKAELGKTEAETQQMIEERQMMIQKIKHSVKLGKANADREIADSVRVFNFLMDSVERSQAELIETIEEKQRTTEKQAEDFIKELEQEISELKKRSSEVEKLSHSEDHLHLLQNFPSLKAAPPTKDWTEVSVHPSYEGTVVRAVTQLEETLSKEMKKLFEAELKRVQQYAVDVTLDPDTAHPDLILSDEGKQVNHGDEEKNLPDNPERFSTGLCVLGNQSVSSGRFYFEVQVEGKTEWTLGVARESINRKGLITLSPDDGYWTIWLRYGNEYKAFDNPDVHLSLQSEPQKVGVFVDYEEGLVSFYDVDAAALIYSFTGCSFTEKLYPFLNPGFNDDGKNSVPLILSHLNH, from the coding sequence atgtctgctgccagctctCTGCTATCTaaagatcagtttctgtgctccatctgtctggatgtgttcactgatccagtcaccacatcatgtggacacaacttctgcaaaaactgcatcactgaATACTGGGATACTAATGACCAGTGCCAGTGCCCCACATGTGCAAAGCTTTTCTACACAAGACCCAAGCTGCGGGTCAACACTTTCATCTCTGAGATGGTTGCTAAGGCCAAACTGTTGGCTGAACAGaaggccagcagcagcagctcagagcaacaAGCTGCCAAACCAGGAGAAGTTCCCTGTGACATCTGTActggaaccaaactgaaggccctGAAGTCCTGCCTGGTGTGTCTGACCTCctactgtgagactcacctggagccTCATCTGACAATGTCAGGCCTGAAAAGACATCAGCTGATGGACCCTGTGGAGAACCTGGAGGGCAGGATGTGTATGAAGCACGATAAACCTCTGGAGCTGTTCTGTAAGACCGACCAgacatgtgtctgcatgctctgctctgttttagaccacaagacacatgagtttgttcctctgaaagaagaatatgaaggaaagaaggcagagctggggaagacagaggctgaaactCAGCAAATGATTGAGGAGCGTCAAATGATGATTCAGAAGATCAAACACTCAGTCAAGCTAGGTAAAGCaaatgcagacagagagatagcAGACAGTGTTCGGGTCTTCAATTTTCTTATGGACTCTGTTGAGAGAAGCCAGGCAGAGCTCATTGAGACGATTGAAGAGAAGCAAAGaacgacagagaaacaggctgaagacttcatcaaagagctggaacAGGAAATCTCTGAGCTGAAGAAGAGAAGCTCTGAGGTGGAGAAGCTCTCACACTCTGAAGATCACCTCCACCTCCTACAAAACTTCCCATCCCTGAAAGCCGCTCCACCAAccaaagactggacagaggtCAGCGTCCATCCATCATATGAGGGGACTGTGGTGAGAGCTGTGactcagctggaggagacgctcagtaaagagatgaagaagctgtttgaggctgagctgaagagggtccagcagtatgcagtggatgtgactcttgATCCTGATACAGCACATCCCGatctcatcctgtctgatgaaGGGAAACAAGTAAATCATGGTGATGAGGAGAAGAATCTCCCAGACAATCCAGAAAGATTTTCTACTGGCCTTTGTGTTTTAGGAAATCAAAGTGTATCTTCAGgcagattttactttgaggttcagGTTGAAGGGAAGACTGAATGGACTTTAGGAGTGGCCAGAGAGTCAATCAACAGGAAAGGACTAATCACACTGAGTCCTGACGATGGTTACTGGACTATATGGTTGAGATATGGAAATGAGTACAAAGCTTTTGACAACCCTGACgtccatctctctctgcagtctgagcctcagaaggtgggggtgtttgtggattatgaggagggtctggtctccttttatgacgtagatgctgcagctcttatctactcctttactggctgctccttcactgagaaactctacCCATTCTTAAATCCCGGGTTTAATGATGATGGTAAAAACTCTGTCCCTCTGATTTTATCTCATCTCAATCACTAA
- the LOC122974856 gene encoding actin-related protein 2-A, producing MDSQGRKVVVCDNGTGFVKCGYAGSNFPEHIFPALVGRPIIRSTAKVGNIEIKDLMVGDEASELRSMLEVNYPMENGIVRNWDDMKHLWDYTFGPEKLNIDSRNCKILLTEPPMNPTKNREKIIEVMFETYQFSGVYIAIQAVLTLYAQGLLTGVVVDSGDGVTHICPVYEGFSLPHLTRRLDIAGRDITRYLIKLLLLRGYAFNHSADFETVRMMKEKLCYVGYNIEQEQKLALETTVLVESYTLPDGRVIKVGGERFEAPEALFQPHLINVEGVGVAELLFNTIQAADIDTRAEFYKHIVLSGGSTMYPGLPSRLERELKQLYLERVLKGDVDKLSKFKIRIEDPPRRKHMVFLGGAVLADIMKDKDNFWMTREEYQEKGTRVLEKLGVTVR from the exons ATGGACAGCCAAGGAAGGAAAGTCGTGGTTTGTGACAACGGAACCGGG TTTGTCAAGTGCGGCTATGCAGGCTCCAACTTCCCCGAACACATTTTCCCAGCGCTGGTTGGCCGGCCAATCATCCGCTCCACAGCTAAAGTTGGAAACATTGAAATCAAG GACCTGATGGTGGGGGACGAGGCCAGCGAGCTGCGCTCCATGCTGGAGGTGAACTACCCGATGGAGAACGGTATCGTCAGGAACTGGGACGACATGAAGCACCTGTGGGATTACACCTTCGGCCCCGAGAAACTCAACATCGACTCGCGCAACTGCAAGATCCTACTGACCGAACCGCCCATGAACCCAACCAAGAACAGAGAAAAGATCATTGAG GTGATGTTTGAAACGTACCAGTTCTCTGGAGTTTATATCGCCATCCAGGCCGTCCTCACTCTCTACGCTCAAG GACTGCTGACTGGAGTGGTGGTCGACTCCGGCGACGGCGTCACCCACATCTGTCCGGTGTACGAAGGTTTCTCCCTGCCGCACCTGACCCGACGCCTCGACATCGCAGGAAGGGACATCACACGCTACCTCATCAAG ctgctgctgctgcgagGCTACGCCTTCAACCACTCGGCTGACTTCGAGACGGtgaggatgatgaaggagaagctttGCTACGTCGGTTACAACATCGAGCAGGAGCAGAAGCTGGCGCTGGAGACGACGGTGCTGGTGGAGTCGTACACG CTTCCGGACGGCAGAGTGATCAAGGTTGGAGGAGAGAGGTTCGAAGCCCCCGAGGCTCTGTTTCAACCTCACCTCATCAATGTGGAGGGGGTGGGCGTGGCCGAGCTGCTCTTCAACACCATACAGGCCGCAGATATCGACACCAG AGCTGAGTTCTACAAGCACATCGTCCTGTCTGGAGGCTCCACCATGTATCCCGGCCTGCCGTCCCGGCTGGAGCGCGAGCTGAAGCAGCTTTACCTGGAGCGAGTGCTGAAGGGAGACGTGGACAAGCTATCA AAATTCAAGATCAGGATAGAGGACCCCCCTCGGCGTAAACACATGGTGTTCCTGGGCGGCGCCGTGCTCGCCGACATCATGAAGGACAAGGACAACTTCTGGATGACGCGGGAGGAGTACCAGGAGAAAGGAACAAGAGTGCTGGAGAAGCTGGGCGTCACCgtcagataa